In a genomic window of Roseiflexus castenholzii DSM 13941:
- a CDS encoding anti-sigma factor antagonist (This anti-anti-sigma factor, or anti-sigma factor antagonist, belongs to a family that includes characterized members SpoIIAA, RsbV, RsfA, and RsfB.), whose translation MSNAPPQRRMMRTVCAHRLMTGIPMESLTVPATLESLAQISAFVGEATQRAGLDEHAAWQVELAVDEAATNIIQHGYDPGKPGIIELTWRIENNRLIITLRDYGRRFNPDDVPPPDLSSPLEERQPGGLGLYLMNRLMDQVRFDFDDANGNLLTMVKEILPRVQAHEFRLSGRLDAVGTATALAPVHRAIADGAEYVLLDFDDVTFLSSTALRSLLLARKELLERNGELRLCNLRPQVREVFELTGFTRIFAIHSSRNEALAAFGQEHA comes from the coding sequence ATGAGCAACGCCCCACCGCAGCGGCGCATGATGCGCACAGTCTGCGCTCACCGCCTGATGACTGGCATTCCGATGGAATCTTTGACGGTCCCGGCTACCCTTGAATCGCTGGCGCAGATCAGCGCCTTTGTCGGAGAAGCGACGCAACGCGCTGGTCTCGACGAGCACGCCGCATGGCAGGTCGAACTGGCGGTGGATGAAGCGGCAACGAATATCATTCAGCATGGGTACGATCCCGGCAAGCCGGGCATCATTGAACTGACATGGCGGATCGAGAACAACCGCCTGATCATCACGCTGCGCGACTATGGACGGCGCTTTAATCCCGACGATGTGCCGCCGCCGGATCTTTCATCGCCGCTGGAGGAGCGGCAGCCCGGCGGACTGGGACTCTATCTGATGAACCGCTTGATGGATCAGGTGCGCTTCGATTTCGACGACGCCAACGGCAATCTTCTGACGATGGTGAAAGAGATTCTGCCACGTGTGCAGGCGCACGAGTTCCGATTGAGCGGCAGGCTTGATGCGGTTGGAACAGCGACGGCGCTTGCGCCGGTGCATCGGGCGATTGCCGATGGGGCGGAGTATGTCTTGCTCGATTTCGATGATGTGACGTTTCTTAGCAGCACGGCACTGCGTTCGCTGTTACTCGCGCGCAAAGAGTTGTTGGAGCGCAACGGTGAACTTCGCCTCTGTAATCTGCGCCCACAGGTGCGTGAGGTGTTCGAGTTGACCGGCTTCACCCGGATTTTTGCCATTCACTCCTCGCGCAATGAGGCGCTGGCGGCATTCGGTCAGGAACACGCGTGA
- a CDS encoding STAS domain-containing protein, which produces MEITHKRLNRVDLLTITGRLDAMNAPQLKQKFDELFEQNRYRIVLDLSGLEYVASPGLRVLIEARKRARDWKLTDLEGGDVRIANLPPRIKEVFDLTGFTSLFEIYADTVEAVGSF; this is translated from the coding sequence ATGGAGATTACGCACAAACGGCTGAATCGTGTCGATCTCTTGACGATCACAGGGCGGCTCGATGCGATGAACGCGCCCCAACTCAAGCAGAAGTTCGACGAACTGTTCGAGCAGAATCGCTATCGGATCGTGCTCGACCTGTCTGGTCTCGAATACGTGGCCAGCCCTGGGTTACGCGTTCTGATCGAGGCGCGCAAGCGCGCGCGCGATTGGAAACTGACGGATCTCGAAGGGGGCGATGTGCGTATCGCCAATCTCCCACCACGGATCAAAGAAGTCTTTGATCTGACCGGCTTCACCTCGCTGTTCGAGATCTATGCCGATACAGTCGAAGCGGTCGGTTCGTTTTGA
- a CDS encoding patatin-like phospholipase family protein gives MSDSGVTRQRSKTALVLAGGGVTGAAYEIGALRALDDLLSDFSVNDFDVFIGTSAGALVAACLVNGLTPRELMRHLETPLDGIAPLNMGDLFTLNGRDILAQGLHLPNVALRALQALIFSRKHLSLLDLIEAFALALPGGLYDIGSLDRYLSAVLSRDGRTNDFRRLSRELVIIATDLDTGARVVFGAPPYDDVPISQAVAASSAMPMVYRPVRIGDRDYVDGGVRGNASLDLAIERGARLIVCVNPLVPYDLEEANDNSIHIRDMGAPGIVNQVFRTLFHSALHYHLKQIHRRHPDVDIILIEPARDDVRMFSEMPMRYSSRTEVARHGFETVAAFLSERYESYRSIFARHGITLQHQQAAERLATVAHNVNVRRPGPRDLRDTLARLERLLE, from the coding sequence ATGAGCGACAGTGGCGTCACACGGCAACGGAGCAAGACGGCGTTGGTTCTGGCGGGCGGCGGGGTGACCGGCGCCGCCTACGAAATTGGCGCGCTCCGCGCGCTCGACGACCTCCTCTCCGACTTCAGCGTCAACGATTTCGATGTGTTTATCGGCACCAGTGCGGGTGCGCTGGTGGCCGCCTGTCTGGTCAATGGGTTGACGCCGCGTGAGTTGATGCGTCATCTTGAGACGCCACTCGACGGTATCGCGCCGCTCAATATGGGAGATCTCTTTACGCTCAACGGGCGCGATATTCTGGCGCAGGGGCTGCATCTGCCGAACGTGGCGCTGCGCGCGCTCCAGGCGCTCATCTTTTCGCGGAAGCACCTCTCGCTGCTTGATCTGATCGAGGCGTTTGCCCTGGCGTTGCCGGGAGGGTTGTACGATATCGGCTCGCTCGACCGCTACCTCAGTGCGGTGCTGTCGCGTGATGGCAGAACGAACGACTTCCGCCGTTTATCCCGCGAACTGGTGATCATTGCGACCGATCTGGATACCGGTGCGCGCGTCGTGTTTGGCGCTCCGCCCTATGATGATGTGCCCATTTCTCAGGCAGTCGCTGCGTCGTCGGCGATGCCGATGGTGTATCGCCCGGTGCGGATTGGCGACCGCGATTATGTTGATGGCGGAGTGCGCGGCAATGCCAGCCTCGACCTGGCGATTGAACGTGGCGCGCGCCTGATTGTGTGTGTCAATCCGCTGGTTCCTTACGATCTCGAAGAAGCGAACGACAATTCTATTCACATTCGCGATATGGGAGCGCCCGGGATTGTCAATCAGGTCTTTCGCACACTGTTCCACTCGGCGCTGCATTACCATCTGAAGCAGATCCACCGCCGCCACCCCGATGTCGATATTATTCTGATCGAACCGGCACGCGACGATGTGCGCATGTTCTCCGAGATGCCGATGCGCTACTCCAGTCGCACCGAAGTGGCGCGCCATGGTTTTGAGACGGTGGCTGCGTTCCTGAGCGAGCGGTACGAGAGTTATCGGAGCATCTTCGCGCGCCATGGGATTACGCTCCAGCATCAGCAGGCTGCCGAGCGCCTGGCCACTGTGGCGCACAATGTCAACGTTCGGCGCCCCGGTCCGCGCGACCTGCGCGATACTCTTGCGCGCCTGGAACGGTTGCTCGAATAG
- a CDS encoding polyhydroxyalkanoate synthesis regulator DNA-binding domain-containing protein codes for MQTIKKYANRKLYHIDRKQYITLEGIAALVQAGEQVRVIDNETGEDITAQILAQVALQTRGDHGRLPTSLLTSLIRAGEGTLSGLQRSLLGAFGGIGFVNAEIERRLAYLRETGRLDDDEVQRLRTLLVDSYDTATAPGLPSKSDVDRLHEQVDELMKLVEQLLAQQKK; via the coding sequence ATGCAAACCATCAAAAAGTACGCCAACCGCAAACTGTACCACATTGACCGCAAACAGTACATCACGCTCGAAGGCATTGCTGCACTGGTGCAGGCGGGAGAGCAGGTACGGGTGATCGACAATGAGACGGGTGAGGATATTACGGCGCAGATTCTCGCACAGGTCGCGCTTCAGACTCGCGGCGACCATGGGCGATTGCCGACATCGCTGTTGACCAGCCTGATCCGCGCCGGTGAAGGGACGTTGAGCGGGTTGCAGCGCTCACTTCTGGGGGCGTTCGGCGGCATCGGGTTCGTCAATGCCGAAATCGAACGTCGTCTGGCGTATCTCCGTGAAACAGGCAGGCTCGACGATGATGAAGTTCAGCGATTGCGCACTTTGCTGGTAGACTCCTACGACACGGCGACGGCGCCTGGTCTTCCGAGCAAGAGCGATGTCGATCGGTTGCACGAGCAGGTCGATGAACTGATGAAACTCGTTGAGCAACTCCTCGCGCAACAGAAGAAATAA
- a CDS encoding FtsK/SpoIIIE family DNA translocase: MARAKSSSTGRKSTGTRRKRSGAASTPALRPEHQRELFALGLIAVAAVTVVFYVTGTAGVIGSSWVELTRRLLGWGALVAPLSLGLLGVAILLQEQYEDVRLTGATVLGTLLVLTALLVLLEFSIGVREGFDTRIGEGGGIVGYAILALLSQAIGRPAALVIACLTGLAGILLTFDITLHELSSSLRDSFARFWATVWNPGVRRTEASAAPASRAAPTKPDASTTYVPPPQADDDIVPTPIAERPTRASLFQRPETRTRRTAVSTATPAIKPETASPPASGAPPGNTTLLTNLLATPAGGTPAEAVQKPLEGFEMSPVHRAWPLPSLDLLESYPEGTITDEEKRLRSRLIEETLASFKVEAQVVGVNTGPAVTQFELQPAVGVKVSKITTLERDLALALAATSIRIEAPIPGKNVIGIEIPNSAISIVGMREVIESEEFERAKGRLKWPLGKDVSGTPIIAALDRMPHALMAGATGTGKSAGINALVCSLLLKHTPDELKFIMIDPKMVELIVYNRIPHMLSPVVTELERVVPTLKWATREMERRYKVFARYGFRNIEGYKTAARRRADLEPLPYIVLIIDELADLMMMAPDEVETLICRLAQMARATGIHLVIATQRPSVDVVTGLIKANFPTRIAFAVTSQTDSRVILDMNGAEQLLGRGDMLYMAADAARPVRLQGTWVSEAEVERIVQFWRDATPPDAGDTKGKPGDPTEKEKTGDQSEMRPPGEFLSAAEQDELLPQAIKLVQQHSRASASLLQRRLRIGYSKAAQLIDLLEQHGIVGPAEEGRSREVLKRGEDRELEGLP, translated from the coding sequence ATGGCACGCGCAAAATCCTCTTCAACCGGGCGCAAATCGACAGGAACGCGCCGTAAACGGTCAGGGGCAGCCTCGACGCCTGCACTGCGACCGGAGCATCAGCGAGAACTTTTCGCCCTTGGGCTGATCGCCGTCGCTGCGGTCACCGTCGTCTTCTATGTAACCGGCACGGCTGGCGTGATCGGCTCGTCGTGGGTCGAACTGACGCGCCGCCTGTTGGGATGGGGCGCGCTGGTGGCGCCACTGTCGCTCGGGTTGCTTGGAGTAGCGATTCTTCTTCAGGAACAGTATGAGGATGTGCGACTGACCGGTGCAACGGTGCTCGGCACGTTGCTGGTGCTGACAGCGCTTCTCGTGCTGCTGGAGTTTTCCATCGGCGTGCGCGAGGGGTTCGATACGCGCATCGGCGAAGGCGGCGGCATCGTCGGGTATGCGATCCTGGCGCTCCTCTCACAGGCGATCGGTCGTCCGGCGGCATTGGTCATTGCCTGCCTGACCGGGCTTGCGGGCATTCTCTTGACCTTCGACATTACACTTCACGAACTCTCTTCCTCGCTCCGCGACAGTTTTGCCCGTTTCTGGGCAACGGTGTGGAACCCTGGCGTGCGGCGCACTGAAGCGTCCGCCGCCCCTGCATCGCGTGCCGCGCCGACAAAGCCTGATGCGTCGACGACCTATGTTCCACCACCTCAAGCCGACGACGATATTGTGCCGACACCAATCGCCGAGCGTCCAACACGCGCCAGTCTGTTCCAGCGTCCCGAAACGCGCACCCGCCGCACTGCGGTCTCAACGGCGACCCCTGCTATCAAGCCAGAAACTGCGTCTCCACCGGCGTCTGGCGCTCCTCCTGGCAACACCACGCTGCTCACCAACCTATTGGCGACGCCGGCCGGCGGCACACCGGCGGAAGCGGTACAGAAACCGCTCGAAGGGTTCGAGATGTCACCGGTGCATCGCGCCTGGCCCCTGCCGTCGCTCGATCTGCTGGAAAGTTATCCGGAGGGGACGATCACCGATGAGGAAAAGCGGCTGCGCTCGCGCCTGATCGAAGAAACGCTGGCGAGTTTCAAGGTCGAAGCGCAGGTGGTCGGCGTCAACACCGGTCCTGCGGTGACGCAGTTTGAATTGCAACCTGCTGTTGGCGTCAAGGTCTCTAAAATCACCACTCTGGAAAGAGACCTTGCGCTGGCGCTGGCGGCGACATCCATCCGCATCGAAGCGCCCATCCCTGGCAAGAATGTGATCGGCATCGAAATCCCCAACTCCGCAATTTCAATCGTTGGCATGCGCGAGGTGATCGAAAGTGAGGAGTTCGAACGCGCGAAAGGACGCCTGAAATGGCCTCTGGGGAAGGATGTGTCCGGCACGCCGATTATCGCTGCGCTTGACCGCATGCCGCACGCGCTCATGGCTGGCGCGACCGGCACCGGTAAAAGCGCCGGGATCAATGCACTGGTCTGTTCGCTGCTCCTCAAGCATACTCCCGACGAGTTGAAGTTTATTATGATCGATCCGAAGATGGTCGAGCTGATCGTCTACAATCGGATTCCGCATATGCTCTCGCCGGTGGTGACCGAACTCGAGCGAGTGGTGCCGACGCTGAAGTGGGCAACACGCGAAATGGAGCGGCGCTACAAGGTCTTCGCGCGCTACGGCTTTCGCAACATCGAAGGATACAAAACCGCTGCGCGCCGTCGCGCCGATCTCGAACCGCTTCCCTACATCGTGCTTATTATCGACGAACTGGCAGACTTGATGATGATGGCGCCGGACGAAGTCGAAACGCTGATCTGCCGCCTGGCGCAGATGGCGCGCGCCACCGGCATTCATCTGGTGATTGCCACCCAGCGTCCGTCGGTCGATGTCGTGACCGGTCTGATCAAGGCGAATTTCCCAACCCGTATCGCATTTGCAGTCACATCGCAGACCGACTCGCGCGTTATTCTTGATATGAATGGCGCCGAACAGTTGCTGGGACGCGGTGACATGCTCTATATGGCCGCTGATGCCGCGCGCCCGGTCCGTCTTCAGGGCACGTGGGTCTCTGAGGCGGAAGTCGAGCGTATTGTGCAGTTCTGGCGCGATGCGACGCCGCCGGACGCTGGCGATACGAAAGGCAAACCCGGCGATCCGACGGAAAAGGAGAAAACCGGCGATCAGAGCGAGATGCGTCCGCCTGGCGAATTTCTCAGCGCCGCTGAGCAGGACGAACTGCTGCCGCAGGCGATCAAACTGGTTCAGCAGCATTCTCGCGCCTCGGCATCGTTGCTGCAACGCCGGCTGCGCATCGGGTACAGCAAAGCCGCGCAACTGATCGATCTGCTCGAACAACATGGAATCGTCGGTCCGGCAGAAGAAGGGCGCAGCCGGGAAGTGCTGAAACGTGGAGAAGACAGGGAGTTGGAGGGTTTGCCATAG
- a CDS encoding SpoIIE family protein phosphatase, translating to MNRERRLILYCLVVGAVGWTALILSSPGAAPWGILALFIILALLVEAAAFRVPPADPHSLTGIVILAAALALGPADGALIAGISGLIFGIALPLIYRRPRTFYLLAARPILRSGVRAAAVLAGGALARLLADGPPGGALALMAFILCYPTMIQLNRAIREYIQGGKTGVLTWWQSSWTPVLAAEIAPLPLAALFAAIYTRLGSGYFVFAAVGLLAASLAVRQAAMNLRNQGASIRELGLLNEASREIIRAELDVEALSELIYRAASKVVDTSSFHLGLFDPESDRYTLVVRVQDRVRLPPLTVDLPSGDGLVGWMRQTGRSLLVEDFATEMDRLPARPRYQSERPPRSGIYVPLLDGGRVIGTISIQSYQPYAFDADDLRMLSLLADQAAVAISKARAFAAANERAVQLQAIQDVSERITAILDLDQLLPSVVRLIRERFGYHTVHIFLMGEDGRLHFSASTLEGEALERLRQMVVNPGEGIVGNVVLIDQPLLVNDVRADPRYIGDDSITRAELAVPLRYADHVIGVLDIQSTEAGRFQRSDLFVARTLADQVAVAVKSARAFQAQREEAWTLNALLQVAENLSRATSLDTLLPAVVRLPPLLLGCDRCYCLIWDRPAASFTPLAAYGLPAADRATFVGCPIAEHDAPLLAEVVRTVVPLALDSAGGHGHLCAPIIERFGSASLLATPLWTRGAALGVLVLDYGPSPHQFTARDVILANGFAAQIAGALESALLAQEAAQAARLEEELRVARDIQRTLLPSRAPDLPGWDTAADWRSARMVGGDFFDYWYLPVPRPFDRNDDPSATDGFARQPLGFVIADVSDKGVPAALFMALARSLVRAAALDGSTPAAALTRANRWITRDTEAGMFVTVFYGIIEPHTGHMRYCCAGHNPPLLFRADGEVETLHTPGIALGVLENIALEEREVCIAPGDVVVCYTDGVTEAINAAEEPFGVERLSATVAAMRTGRAQSILEAITEALGRHAEGPLYDDVTLVIIKREDHD from the coding sequence GTGAATCGCGAACGGCGGCTCATCCTGTATTGCCTGGTTGTGGGGGCAGTCGGCTGGACTGCCCTCATTCTCAGCAGCCCCGGCGCTGCGCCCTGGGGCATTCTGGCGTTATTCATCATTCTGGCGCTGCTGGTAGAAGCCGCAGCCTTTCGCGTGCCGCCAGCCGACCCTCACAGTCTGACCGGCATTGTGATCCTGGCGGCGGCGCTGGCGCTTGGTCCTGCCGATGGCGCGCTGATCGCCGGGATTTCCGGTTTGATCTTTGGCATCGCGCTGCCGCTAATATACCGCCGTCCACGTACCTTCTACCTGCTCGCGGCACGACCGATCCTCCGCAGTGGTGTGCGCGCTGCCGCAGTGCTGGCAGGTGGCGCGCTGGCGCGTCTTCTGGCCGATGGTCCGCCTGGAGGAGCGCTCGCGTTGATGGCGTTCATCCTCTGCTACCCGACGATGATCCAACTGAATCGCGCGATCCGCGAATACATTCAGGGTGGCAAGACCGGCGTGCTCACATGGTGGCAATCGTCCTGGACGCCGGTTCTGGCAGCCGAAATCGCACCTCTGCCGCTCGCCGCGCTGTTCGCCGCCATTTATACGCGCCTGGGGTCCGGGTATTTTGTGTTTGCCGCTGTCGGCTTGCTTGCCGCCAGTCTGGCAGTGCGGCAGGCGGCGATGAACCTGCGCAACCAGGGCGCGTCCATCCGTGAGTTGGGGTTGCTGAACGAAGCCAGCCGCGAAATCATTCGCGCCGAACTTGATGTCGAGGCGCTGAGCGAGTTGATCTATCGCGCAGCAAGCAAAGTCGTCGATACCTCATCGTTCCACCTGGGATTGTTCGACCCGGAGAGTGACCGGTACACGCTGGTGGTGCGCGTTCAGGATCGGGTGCGCCTGCCGCCGTTGACGGTCGATCTGCCGAGCGGCGATGGGTTGGTTGGCTGGATGCGGCAAACGGGACGCTCGTTGCTGGTCGAGGATTTCGCCACTGAGATGGATCGCCTGCCGGCGCGTCCGCGGTATCAGAGCGAGCGTCCGCCCCGTTCTGGAATCTATGTGCCGCTGCTCGATGGCGGCAGGGTGATCGGGACCATTTCTATCCAGAGTTATCAACCGTATGCGTTCGATGCCGACGATCTGCGGATGCTCTCGCTCCTGGCGGATCAGGCGGCTGTTGCGATTTCGAAGGCGCGCGCCTTTGCCGCCGCTAATGAGCGCGCGGTGCAACTCCAGGCGATCCAGGACGTCAGTGAGCGCATTACGGCGATACTCGACCTGGATCAACTCCTCCCGTCGGTTGTCCGTTTGATTCGCGAACGGTTCGGCTACCATACGGTCCATATTTTTCTGATGGGAGAAGATGGGCGCCTGCATTTCAGCGCCAGCACACTCGAAGGCGAGGCGCTCGAACGTTTGCGCCAGATGGTCGTGAACCCTGGCGAGGGGATCGTCGGCAATGTGGTGCTGATTGATCAACCGTTGCTGGTGAACGATGTCCGTGCCGATCCGCGCTATATCGGCGACGACTCGATCACGCGCGCCGAGCTTGCCGTGCCGCTGCGCTATGCCGATCATGTTATTGGCGTGCTCGATATTCAAAGCACAGAGGCTGGTCGCTTTCAGCGCAGCGACCTGTTCGTCGCTCGTACTCTCGCCGATCAGGTCGCCGTTGCCGTCAAGAGCGCGCGCGCGTTTCAGGCGCAGCGTGAGGAAGCGTGGACGCTCAATGCGCTCCTTCAGGTCGCCGAGAACCTCTCGCGCGCGACATCGCTTGATACGCTGCTGCCGGCTGTGGTGCGCCTGCCGCCGCTCCTCCTCGGATGCGACCGCTGCTACTGCCTGATCTGGGATCGTCCTGCCGCTTCCTTTACGCCTCTCGCAGCCTATGGGTTGCCCGCTGCCGACCGCGCCACGTTCGTCGGTTGTCCGATTGCCGAGCATGATGCACCGCTCCTGGCTGAGGTGGTCCGCACGGTTGTGCCGCTGGCGCTCGACTCCGCTGGCGGGCATGGTCATCTCTGCGCCCCGATCATCGAACGCTTTGGCAGCGCGTCGCTGCTGGCGACGCCCCTCTGGACACGTGGCGCGGCGTTGGGTGTCCTGGTGCTCGATTATGGTCCATCACCCCATCAGTTCACCGCGCGTGATGTGATCCTGGCGAACGGGTTCGCTGCGCAGATCGCCGGAGCGCTCGAAAGCGCACTGCTGGCGCAGGAGGCAGCGCAGGCAGCGCGGCTTGAGGAAGAACTGCGGGTGGCGCGCGATATTCAGCGCACCCTGTTGCCATCGCGCGCGCCAGATCTGCCGGGTTGGGACACGGCTGCCGATTGGCGGTCGGCGCGGATGGTCGGCGGGGATTTTTTCGATTACTGGTATCTTCCTGTGCCGCGACCATTTGACAGAAATGATGATCCCTCAGCTACAGACGGCTTTGCCCGCCAACCGCTGGGATTTGTCATCGCTGATGTGAGCGACAAAGGCGTGCCTGCGGCGCTGTTCATGGCGCTGGCGCGCAGCCTGGTGCGCGCGGCGGCGCTCGACGGATCAACGCCGGCGGCGGCGTTGACCCGCGCCAATCGCTGGATCACTCGCGACACCGAAGCCGGGATGTTCGTGACTGTTTTCTACGGCATCATCGAACCGCATACCGGGCATATGCGTTACTGCTGCGCCGGGCATAACCCGCCGCTCCTGTTTCGCGCCGATGGTGAGGTCGAAACGCTTCATACTCCCGGTATTGCGCTTGGCGTGCTTGAAAATATCGCATTGGAGGAACGTGAGGTGTGCATCGCCCCCGGCGATGTCGTCGTCTGTTATACCGACGGCGTCACCGAAGCGATCAATGCCGCAGAAGAACCGTTTGGCGTCGAACGCTTGAGCGCAACGGTTGCGGCAATGCGCACCGGTCGCGCACAGTCCATCCTGGAAGCCATTACCGAGGCGCTTGGTCGGCATGCCGAAGGTCCGCTCTATGACGATGTCACACTGGTGATCATCAAACGAGAGGACCATGACTGA